In the genome of Rhodanobacter soli, the window GCACGGCGTCCACCGAGGCGTCGGCGATCTGCGCGATCGCCTGCGACACGTCGGCATGGGCGAGTTGCAGGCGGCCGCCGCTGGCGGGCGCGCCCGGGTCAAGCTCATCAGGATCCGGCGACCATGGGTTGAGCGTGCGCAGCCACAGCACGTCGGCGTTCTTCTCGAACGAGTGGATGCGCGCGGCGCCGGCTTCCAGGCAGCACGCGGCGAAGTAGCCCAGGCCGCCGCAGGTATCCAGCACCACCTTGCCGTGCGGCTCGACCAGCGCCACCTTGTGGCGCGCATCCGCCACCGGCGACTCCTTCGCGGTGGGCAGCATCTTGATGCCGTCGATCTCGAACGTGGGCGCGCCCCATTCCGTGGGCACCAGTTTGATCAGCGAGCCGGCATAGCGCGACACCGGTGCGAACCCGTCGCCATCCCAGTAGTAAATCGTGCGGTCCTTCAGCGTGGGCGGATACGGGTAGCGCTGGTCCCGCCACTGCCAGGCGTCCGATTTCAGTGACGCGTGGCCGTTCGAGCGGCCAAGGTCGAGCGAACCGGACCATTCGCCTGTGCCGGCATCGCGTGCGGCCAACAGCGCCTGGGCGGTGGGCCGCGTGAGTATCGGGCCGGAATAATGTGGCACGTCGGGAATTCTCGTCAAAAACCGGGTGGATCATAACCTTGGCCGGAGCCCCGCACTGCCCGCGCGCGCAAACGCCATCCGAAGATGCGCCATCGAATGGCCTGTTTCCTTCAGAACTCTCCGGCGCGGCCGATAGCCATTGAGTCGCTCTGGGTGCCGGGATC includes:
- a CDS encoding class I SAM-dependent methyltransferase, encoding MPHYSGPILTRPTAQALLAARDAGTGEWSGSLDLGRSNGHASLKSDAWQWRDQRYPYPPTLKDRTIYYWDGDGFAPVSRYAGSLIKLVPTEWGAPTFEIDGIKMLPTAKESPVADARHKVALVEPHGKVVLDTCGGLGYFAACCLEAGAARIHSFEKNADVLWLRTLNPWSPDPDELDPGAPASGGRLQLAHADVSQAIAQIADASVDAVLHDPPRFGIAGELYSQAFYDQLARVLRKRGRLFHYTGSPNKLTSGRDVPREVAKRLEKAGFKAQLALDGVLATRR